Proteins from a single region of Gasterosteus aculeatus chromosome Y, fGasAcu3.hap1.1, whole genome shotgun sequence:
- the LOC144391335 gene encoding uncharacterized protein LOC144391335, whose translation MGADSLTTLWFGFFLQLVTEYHLGQKGQLSGCLEYSRLHDGCAYDSGTQELVRAREEEAGSCEHGRKTPSEYQEAAEELYITSGLLSIKIHVQRTHPNNDKEGEVADGGRHHNRHCIPVKKTPNHYADYILPIRNEPPAASPVTQCPLLRKANGQREFVPWGHRDLEALEKALPPLGEGANPWILLFEKYTIGDELALGDMRALIARLEGTVNLRALEARAGTTNQEDEAPFDKVRGVFWATMRNIWPTKPSMSILMGLSMEQGEDMSQYLRRAETEWHLATGERHDNNKSTAVIWRHTVQQGLPQAVQTALEGVVGLDNMDESTWRDHLTHFYKIQRAAETRRQEELGTMTHRLLKIQLAAADAEATENRESGNNCR comes from the coding sequence tttgggtttttcttacAGTTAGTGACAGAGTACCACctaggacagaagggacagcttagcggttgtttagagtattccaggttgcatgatggctgcgcTTACGACTCAGGAACACAGGAACTTgtcagggccagagaggaggaagcaggtagctgtgaacatggccgtaaaacaccaagtgaataccaggaggccgcagaggagctgtatattacttcaggactcctgtctatcaaaatacacgtgcagaggacccatccaaacaacgacaaagaaggagaggttgctgatggaggacgTCATCACAATAGGCATTGTATCCCGGTGAAGAAGACTCCAAACCACTATGCAGACTATATTCTCCCTATAAGAAATgagccacctgcagcctcccccGTCACACAGTGTCCACTTCTGAGAAAAGCCAACGGCCAGAGAGAGTTTGTGCCCTGGGGCCATCGGGACCTGGAAGCTCTGGAGAAGGCACTGCCGCCATTGGGAGAAGGAGCTAACCCATggatcctgctctttgaaaaatacacaataggtGATGAGTTGGCTCTTGGAGATATGAGGGCCTTAATAGCCCGTCTAGAGGGAACAGTCAACCTAAGAGCCTTAGAAGCAAGAGCGGgaaccaccaaccaagaggatgaggctccatttgataaggtcagaggagtattttgggccacaatgcgaaacatctggcctacaaagccaagtatgtccatcctgatgggtctgagtatggaacaaggtgaagacatgtctcaatatctgaggagagcagaaacagaatggcatttggccacaggagaaagacacgacaataacaaatctactgcagtaatctggcgacacactgtgcagcaaggcttgccccaggctgttcaaacagcgttggagggagtagtgggactggacaacatggatgaaagcacatggagagaccatctaacccacttctacaaaatacagagagctgcggagacaaggaggcaagaagaactggggacgatgacgcatcgactcctgaagatccaactggcagcagcagatgcagaagcaacggaaaacagagagtcaggaaacaactgtcGGTGA